From the Hordeum vulgare subsp. vulgare chromosome 1H, MorexV3_pseudomolecules_assembly, whole genome shotgun sequence genome, the window ATAAAATGGGTTATAAGATTGCTTATAGCCAGTAGTCGGCTATACCATAAACAATGCTCTCATACTTAgagggtgtttggttgggcttccaGCCAGCTTCCGTCTACCGGCTTCTAAGCCAAAAGCTCCTATTTAGGGGCTTCCGGCTGCAGCTGTGGCTTTCGGCCTTGTCACAACCGCAGTCGAAAGCCACAGCTGCAGCTGGAAGCCCCTAAATAGAAGTTTTTGGTTTCGAAGCCGAAAGCTGGCtggaagcccaaccaaacacccgTAGATTACCgcgcgcacgcacgcacgcaaaaCTCACCACGCATCTACTACCAGCGCTCCCGCCCACGCGCGCGCGCATGGCCCTGCCCGGTCGCCCGCGCGGCGCCGCGCGCTGTCGTGGTAGCACTGGCGCTAGCATAGCAATCCCAGCTGGGTTCGTGGGATCGGATCGGAGGAGCGGCGTCCGGTTCCCCTGCCGGGTCGCCACGCGCCGCCCGTCCCGTCGCTGCCGGCACACGCCCCCACGCCGCatgcgccccgccccgccccacgATACCCTGTCCGCCGATCCGCCCGCATCGATCAAACCCGTAGCCCTCGCTCGACCGGAGCCGGAGCCGGACGAACCGCACCCGTGACGGACGGATGCACACCCCAACCCGACCCgacccggcccggcccggccctcCATTTCCCCCGGGCCATCGCGATCCGCCCCCTGCGCTGCACCACGCGTCCCTTCTCGTCACCATCCAACCCGGCACGACGTGTTCCGCTCGCTGCTAAGCAATTCCGATTAATAAACCTCTCCAgctcttttatttacttttttcggatagaaaagaaaaagacaGTACCGGCGTGCAACCTGGGACACGCAAACGCTATCCTTGGAGCCATCCGGCGGGCGGGCGACACGTGGCGCGCGTCCGTGCACGTCCAGTTCAGGCAGTTTCTCCTGCCCACCCGCGCCGCGTCCGGGCGTCAAGTGGCGCCACCCCATTGGCCCAGCTGGGGCGCGCGCGCGGGCCCCGCTTGCCTAGAAAGGCACGAGCCCCGGCTGGGATGGCAACGTGTCCTGACGGATGGGTGGGGCCGCCGGAAAGGTAGGAAACTGCGAGGGGAAAGAAAATAAATGGCGACGGACGGACACGTGGTGCTCTGCTCCACAGGCTTTGATTAGGCGTGGGGCCCTGCTGGGTAGTAGCAGTACTGTTCTTTAATTCGTTCCATTTATTTTGTCTGCTCGTGTCGCCCATCCCGAAATGGCCGCCGTGTCATCAACATCGGAGGATACGCTCGGATTTTGAGTATCCGCGGCTTTTTCATTTAAAATCCATGCTTCAAATAATTTATTTCCTCCACGTCCTCCTGAAACTTGTAAGTGTTTTTTTTTTCAATGATGCCAAGCATAGGACAGTTTTAATCCCGTGTGATTTGGAATAGCATATGCTAATTGTAATGTAACTATCTCAGTGTTGTTTTTTCAATGATGCCAAGCATAGGATAATTTTAATCCCGTGTGACTTGGAATAGCATATGCTAATTGTAATTGTAATTGTAATTCAAAAGGGTTTGTTGTTTTCCATGttaagaaaagagagagagaaagggttTGTTGGGTTGGAGGgccaaaaaaaaacacaaaaacaatACACAACAAGATAGCCGTCATCAATAATTTGAGTTTTTCGAAACAGACAACTGATGCGGGAGAGAATAAATGTCGTTCCTCGCACACCGCACCGGTCGCCTGTGTCGTAAGGCTACGGGTTCCTCGCCCCTTCCCCCTTAACTGAAGGAGCCCACGTGTGTGGTTTTCGCACGATGCGCCTGCATGGCCCATGCATTGCTGACGATAAGCCGAGACCTCGAGCTACACTATGGCTCCGACtgatcggccagcacaacacgatgcAAATTGAACGGAGGCCATTTTGCTCCGCCGTCTTAGGAACCCGACCGGGTGGAGCATCGACAAGGGCTGCAATTTTCACGAGCAGAGCATATGCTTGTATCAAGCCATTTCCAAAACCCAGTCCATGTGTTAGGCCTGCCACATTTCTTTTCACTATAAAACCATCCATTTCCCCTAGAGCACAAGAAAAAAAGCAAGTGACAAATGTTTGTTGTTTAAATGAAATAAAAAAAGCAAGTGACAAATCAGCACGGATTCTGAACAAGTGTACgtgaggtggggtggggtggcgtgGGCCGGGCCCGGGCGACAGGAAAATAATATCGGGAGCGGCCATGGCCACGCGGACCCCTCTGGCAGCAGACACACCGGACGGGAGGGACCGGTGAAGAAGACCTGCCCGGTACGGCGCGCCCGCTCCAATCCCCTCCCCCTTTCCCCTCCCCGGACACGCGCGCGCGCTCCACACCATCATCcatcctcctcgtcctccccCCACCCTCCTCCCTCAGCTCCACCCACCATTCTACCCGCGCCTAGCAGCAGCCCAGCCCCTATAGCTGCCTCCCTCCCGGACCCCTCCGGCGCGGGTCTGTCTCTGGccgctttctttctttctttctcggGCGAGTCGGCGGCCGCTGTCTTTCCTTTTTCGGTTCACGGGGCCGGCGGGCGGAGGTTCTGTAGCGTCCGGGATGGCGGCTGCTGCGGCGATCTGCGGGGAGGACGAGCCGGCGCCGCGCGATCCGGCCGCGGCGGCCGAGTgcgcggcggcgggcggcggggtCGAGCGGCTGGATCTCGGGGACGGGCGGGCGGCGCTCGTGGCGGGGGGCAAGAGGAGCGTCTACCTCATGGAGTGCGAGCCGGTGTGGGGCTGCGTCGCCACGCCGGGACGCGGCGGGGAGATGGAGGACGCCTGCGCCGCCGTGCCCCGCTTCGCCGACGTGCCCGTGCGCCTGCTCGCCCGGCGCCAAGACCTCGACGGGCTCGGGCTCGACGCCGACGCGCTCCGCCTCCCCTCCCACCTCTTCGCCGTCTTCGACGGCCACGGCGGCTCCGAGGTATGCATATGCCGGGGCTGGaagcccccctcccctcccatcgGATTCGTCGCCGCGAGCCCCGTGATCTGACGATCTGTCGTCGAGCAGGTGTCCAACTACTGCCGGGAGAGGCTCCACGTCGTGCTGAGCAAGGAGCTGAGGAGGCCCCCCAAGGATCTGGGGGAGATGAGCGATGTGGACATGAAGGAGCACTGGGACGACCTCTTCACCAAGTGTTTCCAGACAGTGGATGACGAGGTGTCGGGGCTTGCAAGCAGGCTTGTCGACGGTGAGCCCCGGTTAGAGCCGATCGCCGCGGAGAACGTGGGGTCGACGGCGGTTGCAGTGGTGGTCTGCTCCTCTCATGTAGTGGTGGCCAATTGTGGCGATTCACGCATCGTGCTCTCGCGCGGGAAGGAGCCTGTTGCTCTCTCAATTGATCAGAAGGTATACAAAGGTTTTGTGAGCATCATAGTATAGGTACAGCATCCACTTTTTTGGGTTAAATTCTGACTATGTTATGCCTTGTTGTTTCAGCCTGACAGGAAGGATGAGCGCGCGAGGATTGAGGCTGCGGGAGGCAAGGTCATCCAATGGAATGGACACCGAGTGTCCGGGATACTTGCTATGTCACGATCCATTGGTATGCAGCTATATTTATCTTGCACCATGTGTTGCTATTTTTCATACGACACGCATCATAGTATGGACCATGTGGTTGAGTTTGAAATtgtagtcatagcaacatcaaagcATGGCGCAAAATTACTTGGTCCGGTGCGATAGGGGTAAATGTTTTGGCGCGCTGCTGCTTTGTTTGAAATCCAGGAAAGTAGCTGTGCTTGAGGCGTTATTTCTCGTTAGTCGTTACTTGATACCATTTTAAGGAGTGAAAAAGCATGCATAGGTGTGCCCTCCGTGACAACAGAACGGCTAGCCTTTAAGCATGCCTAGATGCTAGGCGACAACAGAACGCCTAACACGTCATCATGCTAATTTGTGCTTAGGGGAGATACACACTAGGCAGTGGCAAAATGCACACTTGACGCGTAGCACTTTTCCCCCTTGATTTCAAGATTCCTCATTTATGGAAACCTGAAGTCCCTATTATTTTGGCCGCTATCATGTAAAGTGTTGACTGCGTTGGTTTTGCTACTAACCGTGCTGTTGAACTTGCAAAATGATGTTAAATGTAGCTTTGTGATAGAATCAAGTATGAAGATGTGATTAAGAAAAGAAGATACCTAGTATGCAGGTGTGATTTAAGGAAAGAAGTCACCTACCAAAGTAGAAAAGCCATCTTTTATGGAAGCAAGAAAGGTACCTTATGTCATGCAAGTGGCACTTGCAGCTTGGACCATGGCTAATACCGGGTCTTAGTTGTATCTGTTCTCATCACATCTCTTTTGTCATTCAAGTTGATGCATAATAAACACCTGGACAAAATTGTTCCTCCATTTTCAACTGAAATTTTTTTGTTGGAACCTATGATAGCTCAGCTGATTTATCTGTGCATTGGATGACATTTTTCCGAACCCAGTACAATCTCTACTAAACTGAAAATTGATCATGTTACAGGTGACCGATACTTGAAGCCATACATCATTCCAAAACCAGAAGTTACAGTTGTTCCTCGGGCAAAAGATGATGATTGTCTCATTCTGGCAAGCGACGGGCTTTGGGACGTCGTGTCGAATGAAGAGGCGTGTAAGGTTGCACGTCGGCAAATCCAGCAGTGGCACAAGAACAACAGCGTTACAACATCATCGTCAGATGGAGGCGATGGATCCACCGATCCTGCCGCGCAGGCAGCTGCTGACTATCTCGTGAGGCTGGCGCTGAAGAAAGGAAGCCAGGATAACATCACTGTAATTGTGGTCGACTTGAAACCCCGGAGGAAATCCAAGAATAATTCCTAACATGACTTGAATTCATCATACTAGTAGTCGGTCTTCTAATGAGACTTGACCCACCTTTTTCGTTGGGTTTCAAGAATTGTACATGTATATGCTAGATGGATTTTCAACCTAGTGGGTTATAATGATTAATTAATCATATCCTCGTTTTGGTTCGTTCATGTGGTCGAAATATTCTCCAGTCGGTCAGTTTCAGTCTTCTGGCCTGCCATGTTGTGTACATCAAGTGAACTTGTATATAGCCATTTTCCAGTCAGTCAGTTTCAGTATTCTGCCCTGCCATGTTGTGTACAGCAAAATGAACTTGTATATAGCCAAGCTGCTGAGACGACACTATGATTTAACATGTTTCTATCACCTTTGATGAATTGCAGCTTCTACTCAAACCCAAGGAATGGAGAAGAGGGTGATGGAGGCAAGATGCCCTGAGAAGAAACGCACCACTGCTTAACCAAACTATCAACAGCTTTAGAAGCCTATGAATTTCTTGGTGGAAACACTCTTGAAATGTCATCCTATCTACTACTGTGCTACAAGAATATATACACCCTAGAGCAAGGCACTCCTCGTTCACCCAAGGAAGGTGAACTACTCAGTCCCTCCTTTGCAATATAAGCGCAAGGCTTTGGTTTTCACGAATAAAGGGCATCAGGTCGCtctccaccgtgtcctcgatgttCGGCATCGACTTTGCGATGTCGTCGAGCGAAAAGGGTATGCtgcgaagagagagagagagagagagatgaaacagaCGGAGGTGAAAAAGGAGCAACGGTTGTCGTTCCAAAGGGGCGCAAACAATGGAATCCTTGGGGGCATGATACATACCTGGAATCATCATCCAGCAAGACTGAAAAGCTGGAGAGGCTATTTGATTCTTCATGCATGGTTGCTCTCATGCTTGATGCGAACTGCACACATCAAGGAAACCGCGCTGAAATTAACACCTCAACTAGCGAAGAACCGCGAACAGTTTTGATTAGCCTATCAACATACCTCTGCTGAAAGTACGTTTGTGCCGTTCATGTCGTCCCAGTACATACCAACTATTCTCTCTAGCTGCTGTAAGCTCAGAGCCTGGCGGGAGAGAGGGAAACGATCAAGGATACAAAGCTGAGGATTAACAAAACAAGATCCTTGCTCATAGCAAAAGGCACTTACCGGACATATATCATTGCGTATTTCTCTCCATGTCCTCATTTGCTTTCGGGAAATGACCTGATGAATAGGAAGAGCAGGAAAATAAGTCAGAGATTCAAGTTACCGGCACTTCAGTTTGTATAAGAGCCACCAAGGTTTTCTTATGATTTAAACAAGGAACACAGACCAGGAAATCGGCCGCCTGTCTTATATGCCTCAGTGCTTCCCAGGCTGAATCTGCAAGCTGTACTAAAACATTAGCTAACACCATCTGAGAATAGCCTCCATAACAATAAATAAAAGATGGTTAGCAACCTCTTGAGCAAAATCATTGCACCAATGTTTTAGTTGGGCTAATCCGGCTCTAATATGTTCCCCGTTGCTAAATGAACAGCACTCACGGCGCAGAAGGAGTCTGTTTTTTGAAAGGGAAGGAAAGTAAGCTAGAATAGCTTATACTTTGAAGTTTGAAAAAAATGTTAATGGAGGGCAAATGTATGCTTACCTGTTAAATAATTGGACGTTCACCATAGAAAACATTTGGGTTAGTAACTTGTGGACCAAAATTGTTGGAACCTGCAAAGTTTAGTGGAATTGAACACATAATTCCATAACATTGCAAACTGATATCTGGTAGAAAAAAGAATAGTGCACAGATTTTTGTATTCATTTAGGACTTACATAGTTTGCTATTAGCAGATACAAGTAGTTGCTGAGGATTTTCACAATGCCCAGCCAATGCGTGAGTTGGTTGTGTTGGCCCAAGCCACCAGCAGATGCCACTGAGGCCTTTGCTTGAGAAGTTCTTGGATCCTAAATATTTACAATGTTGACAGGTTCTCAATATGCAAAGTTTCACAGTTCATGATTGGTTTTCCGAGAGAGTGGTGGTACCTGAATGCACAGCTCAAGTAATGGATTTAGTTCCTTCTTCAATTTGTCACTTATCAACCCATACACCTTTTCAATCAGATCCACAAGCTGCTGCTTGAAGAGCAAAGCTGGATATTTTGGATCAACTTGGTGCGCTGCACCAGGTTCATCCAATAATTGACCACTGAAATAAGCAAGCCCACTATTTGATGCTTGACTAGCTTGATAAATCCTCTCGTACGACATTTTTCGTCTAGATGGAATCGAGGTTGCTGTCCTAGTGGTTCTAAAAGAGCGTTGCAGGAGAACTGATAATGTCGATAAGTTGGATAACCAATAGGCCAAGCTTCTCGTGTCATGTTGAGCCTTGAAGTAAGAGAATGTCAGTTAATATAAGAGCAATGTAGTGATTCTGGATTTCAGGTACTGGCAAATTGGCTGCATAAAGCTGTCTCATATCATGGTACAAGGCACAGGATAGATGCACTCAAGTACCATTATAGTGTAACTAAAAATAATTAACAGTGCGCTACGAACCTCTGTTGCTGAGTTTATAGCCTGTAGGATACTGTCAAAGACACCTGTCTTTGCAACTTCAAACGATCTCGATTGAAGAAGATATTGGTATATAAGAAGAGCAGCAACAGGTTTGTTCCCAGAGAAGCCAAGATGTTGGGTAATGTACTTGAGTAATAACTTCTGATCATCCTGGGGCTGCTGATGCTTAGAAGGGCAAATAAACATTTTAGCATTTtcgcaaaaataataataattagcAAATGAGAGGGGTGGGTAGGTAAGTAAGTATCGACCAGCCTACCTGATATGCTTCACTAAGTAGTACCCTTTGCATTTTCTCCCCAGTATCATAGTCCCTGTGGATAGTCAAATCAGGGGCACTACCCTgccatattattttgaccaaagtcATGACAGCTCAAtcaaacaataataataatactaAAAACTGGCATGCAGCCATATGCTTGGTTAAACTACCATATAGTGTCTTGTTTCTGCTGGACCAAACGAGGGCCTAATTTCAGCATATGGTACGTTGCCATTTAAAATAAGACCATTTTCTGGATTTCTCTGTTGAAATGCATCTAATAAATCAGATGAGAACATTCAACAGTCATGCGAATGTAAGCTCTATTGAAGGCACATTACATGGATCATACTGATTTTAGAGTATGAAGCTTGAGATTTAGCGGTAGATGGAGTCGACACAATCGATTGCTGACGAAGAGTTTGGTTTTCTGCCTCTAAGTTAGATGATTTTCCTTCTAGCCTGTGTTGTGGATACAGTTGTTCCATCAAAAGTAATCACAAAGAAGAGCATGATTTGGACATATGAATTACCAAAGTTGAGAAAGTTATTGTTAAGGAATACCTTTGTACGGTCTCCTGAAGCTCTTCGATTTTCTTGATAAGGTCATCATTTCTATCGAGGAGGTCTTCATTTCTCCTTATTAGATCTTCATTTCTTCCACGAGCCTCAGTAAGTGCTTTCTTCACAGCATCACTTTCTTGTTTCTCCAGTACAAAGGAAGACAGTCTTGATATGGCATCTACTTGAAGCCTAATTCGTGAAGACATTAATCTCCAAAAGGGCAACATGATAACTGATAATGATGGAATTGTACTTAGAGCAATAAAACTGTAGAAAGCCAGATAGGAAGTTAAAATACTAACTTCTGCACAGTATCTTGGAGCTGGTGGGCCTTGTATTCACTGTCTCTAACTTTCTTAAATAGCTCATCATTGCTCTCCTGAGCTTCAACAAGAGACTTCCTAATTGCGtcattttcttgtttttcagCTCCCAAAGAAGCAACTTTCGCCGCTATGTCTTGTTCTAGCCTGTTTTTAAAGCAGGGGCAACTGTTTAATTTCATGGGTTTGACAACCAATGGAGTTAATTTTGCAAAATCCACATATGTTATATAAACTGTCACAAAATACACATTTAGGAAACAATTTCGCAGAACTCCTCATTTAAAGTCACAATGTATTGCAAAACTCCACGTTTTAGGTTTCCTGTTAGTTTGAGTGATAGAACCCAATGTTAGTTTGAGTGATATAGCCCACATGTCAGTGCCTTATTGCTCTCATCTAGGTGTAACAAAGTGACACGGTTGCTGCCACGTCAGCATCTGACATGGCTTGGGGCATGCAGTACACAAGCTAGCAGAAAAATAAGGTGTCAACTAAGGGCACCTGTACTTACTGCCCAGGTGGAGAGCACATGTTGGGTGGGGAGGTGTGTCACTCTGTTACACCTAGATGAGAACAATgagacactgacaggtgggtcccaaTAATGAAAGACTAAGATAGTGCCTTGTACCAGATAAATTTAATCGAAGGTACATACATATGTATAGTGTTCTGCAGATGTTCAATTTTTTTGTTGGTTTCACCAATTTTTATCATTAAGTCTTCATTTTTGTATTCAGTCTCAGTGAGTGCTTTCTTCAGTTCATCCTTCTCTTGTCTCTCAGATAGCAGCAAAGTGTCTTTCTCTGTATGGTCGCCAAGCCTGAATTGAACCAACAAAGAAATGGCATCACAAATATCAGCATCACATATATGAAGATGTAGTATGCATCGATATACCGAAACACAGCTTAAAGAACATAGGTGCATAAAGTACCTCTGTATGGTGCCTTGTAGAAGGTCAATTTTCTTGTCAACATCCTCAAATTTCTTTAGTAATTGCAAGTTTTTTTCTTGACTTTCTTCTTGCACCTTCATGGTTGCATTGTTTTGCTCTCGTTCTCTCAACAGTAAAGCCTCCTTTGCAGATGCATTTTCTTGAAGCCTGTGATCATGAAAGAGCTATGTAGTTAATTAGAGGGATAGAGCATAAGATGAACGATTTACTTGATAGGATCTAAGAAAGTTTCTTAAATAAGAACATACTGCCAAGAATGATTATCAACCTCTCAACAGTTAGCTGAAGCTGAAGACTATGTTTATCAGAATCCTGAATTTTCTTGATTAACTCTTCATTTCTCCCCAGAGTTTCAGTCAGAGTTTTCTTGGTCGCCTCATGTGTTTGTTTTTCTGATATCAATAAAGCATCTTTGGCAGTAGCATCTTGTTCAAGCCTGAGAACATCAAAATGAGAACTTACTATCACATTGAATAAAAAAAATTGAGAAAATATGGGACATGTATCCACCGAAGAGACCTCTTGCTGATTTCTTGGCAATGTTGTAACTCATTTACTAAttcctttgttttcttctgggcaCTGGCTAGTTCATCCTTGGTAGCATTGTTTTCTTGCCTTTCTGTTGCCAATAGAGAGTCTTTCTCTGCAATACATTCTTCTAGTCTATgcggaaaaaaagaaaaatactgTTGGGGTCACTTAATATGGTCATATGCAATAAGGATGTACTGTGATGAGAGGTAATCGGAGAAACTGGCAAAAGACTTGAAAGGCTGTTTAAAGgttataaatatttgtaaagcaaTGAAATCAAACCTGTTCACTGAATCTTCAAGCAGACTGATTTTGTTTTCTGAATCCTCGCAGCTTTTTGTTAACTCTCGGCTTCTCTTTTCAGCTTCAGCTAGTGCTTTTGTTGTGCAATCCTGATTTTGCTTTGTCTTTAACAGCAATGACTCCCTTGATGTTGCATGTTTCTCAAGTCTAATTCATTGTAAGATATGAAATGCGTGTTAGCTCATAAAGTTCAGGAAACGATCTTATAGTTTTTAGAAAGCTAAGGTCAGCTGCTAATAATTCTAAGCTAACAATAATGGGAGTGAGGCGAGAACCTCTTGACATTCTCCATCAGCTTATTTATATTTTTCTCAGACTCATCAACTTTCTTAAGCAATTCCGAATTACTCTCCTGAGATTTAGAAAGCGCTTCTTTGGTTTGACCATGCTCTTGCTTTTCTGCTACGTACAAGGCATCCCTTGTGGCTGCAGTTTCTTCAAGCCTATATCCAGTGAAGAAAAATATTGACAGTGGTTAGCTCGTACCACTGAGGGCAGGAGTAAAGTTAAAAATAATGGGTGATGCCATATTGCTATAGATCTTACGACCGAAAGTTACATAGACATATATATCACCCCTTCCAAGCAATGACCAATCCTCTAGGATTTCCTGAACAAACAGGTTCACTGCCCTCTATTATACAAACCAAGGATTCAGGGTCATGACTGTTCTTTTCCATCTTTAATACCATGTCTTAATTTTAAGCCTTTATTTTCCAAGAATATATATAAGTAGGAGTAAACTAGAAGCATCATAATGTTAAGAATGTATGATATTATGATATAATAGTCAGGTTGTTAACTGGAACTCATAATGAGATGCTGGCTACCTTGCCCGTAAATGTTCATTGTTTTCCAtgttgtgtcattttattgctattttttccACCAAAAAGATTATACATTTGCAAAAACAAATATGAATATTAGAGCTTGGATGAATGTGAGTGGTAACAGTATATTGTTAACTGAAACATCAACTGATGCCTGCATAACAGTAGAAGTATGATTACATTGAGTAATTAATGCGACGTGAGAGCTAAACCTCTTCAAAGAATCTTGAAGCATATCGTTTGTCCTATTGGCATCTGTAAACTTCTTTTGCAGTTCTTCAATTTCCTCCTTTGTTTCAGCTAACTGTGACATGATTGCAGCACCGTGTTGTTTCTCAGCCAGCAATGAAGTCTCAAATGTTCTTGCAGCTTCTTCAAGTCTGTCAAATTGTCGTTTGCCAACAAAAAAAGTCTGTTAAATTGTCAGTTGACAAGAATAATCAGCATTCACATTACTAGGATTATGATAGTCTAAAGTAGTGAGTTAAGACTTAAAGCCAGCTATTGAGTGTAATCAAGCATAGGAAACAGATCTCCAAGGAATTAGGCGATAGACCTTTCGATGTTGCTTTGAAACCTAGCACTGTCCTTTTCAGCAACTTCAGTTTTATGGGCCAATTCCTCATTTTCTTCACGAGCTTCGGCGAGTGATTTCTTGATTGCCTCACTTTCTTGCCTTTCT encodes:
- the LOC123448346 gene encoding protein phosphatase 2C 50-like, with translation MAAAAAICGEDEPAPRDPAAAAECAAAGGGVERLDLGDGRAALVAGGKRSVYLMECEPVWGCVATPGRGGEMEDACAAVPRFADVPVRLLARRQDLDGLGLDADALRLPSHLFAVFDGHGGSEVSNYCRERLHVVLSKELRRPPKDLGEMSDVDMKEHWDDLFTKCFQTVDDEVSGLASRLVDGEPRLEPIAAENVGSTAVAVVVCSSHVVVANCGDSRIVLSRGKEPVALSIDQKPDRKDERARIEAAGGKVIQWNGHRVSGILAMSRSIGDRYLKPYIIPKPEVTVVPRAKDDDCLILASDGLWDVVSNEEACKVARRQIQQWHKNNSVTTSSSDGGDGSTDPAAQAAADYLVRLALKKGSQDNITVIVVDLKPRRKSKNNS